The genomic region TGGCTCGGCGTCATTCGCCCATCTTATAGTCGAGGAACCACTTCTTGTTCAGCGCATCCAGTGTGCCGTCGGCCTTGAGGGCTGAAATGGCGGCATTGACGGGCGCGACGAGATCGGAACCCTTCGGGAAGATGAAGCCGAAATCTTCGGTGCCGAGCGGCTCGCCGATCAGCTTCAGGGCGCCATTCGAGGCGTCGACATAACCCTTGCCGGCGGTGCCGTCGGTCAGCACCACATCGACGTCGCCGGCCTTCAGCGCCTGGACGGTGGCGCCGAAGGTTTCGAAGAGCTTGATGCGCGGGTTCTGCTCATTGCCGTCGAGCACTTCATAGACAGCGGTGTAGAAGGGCGTGGTGCCGGGCTGGGCGCCGACCAGGCCATCCTTGAACGCGGCGAAGGACTTGGCGTCGGTGAAACGCTTCTCGTCGCCGCGCACCAGCATGAACTGCTGCGAGCGCATATAGGGGTCGGAGAAATCCACCTTCTGTTTGCGGTCTTCCTTGATGGTGATGCCGGTCATGCCGATGTTGTACTGGCCGTCGGAAACCGCCTGGATCATCGCGTCCCAGCTGGTATTCTGATATTCGACCTTGAAATTCAGCCGCTTGGCGATCTCGTTCATCGCATCATATTCCCAGCCGATCGGCTTGCCGGATTTCGGGTCGACGAACTGCAGCGGCGGATAGGCATTCTCGGTGACGACGACGACGCTCTTGCCGCCGAGATCCGGCAGTTCGGCTGCCAATGCGGCCAAGGGTGCGAGCGCAAGGGCGGCGAAGCTCGCAAGGACAGTACGACGAAACAGCATGGAACGGCTCTCCGGGATTGAACGGCGAAAATTGTCACGGAAGACCTGCCGAAGGCAAGGCCGCCGGCTGCGTGCCCAAGGAAAAAAGAGAAAAGGCGACCCGAAGGCCGCCTTTCCAAGCAAAAGAATTTTGCTCCAAGCAAAGATTTTTGCGGGGCGCAGATCTTATTCTGCAGCCGGTTCCGCTGCTGCGGCGGCTGCTGCTTCAGCAGCGGCCTTGGCTTCGGCTGCTTCTGCTGCTGCCTTCTCGGCGGCGAGCGCCTGAGCGGCTGCAATCTTTTCAGCTTCGATGCGTGCCTTTTCCTCGGCGATCGCGGCGCGCTCGGCGTCGTTGAGCTTGCGGGCGCGCACGCCGGTGTCTTCAACGATACGGGCAGACTTGCCGCGACGATCACGGAGGTAATAGAGCTTGGCGCGACGGACCTTACCGCGGCGAACGACGTCGACGCTTTCGATCATCGGCGAGTAGACCGGGAATACGCGCTCGACGCCTTCGCCGTAGGAGATCTTGCGGACCGTGAAGTTTTCCTGCAGGCCGCCGCCGGAGCGGGCGATGCAGACGCCTTCATAGGCCTGAACGCGGGTACGGTTGCCTTCCGTGACCTTCACGTTGACGCGGACGGTATCGCCCGGGGAAAATTCGGGAAGCGTGCGCTTGGCTTCGATCTTGGCGGCCTGTTCGGCCTCAAGCTGCTGAATGATGTTCATCGTCTTAACCTTTGGTTCTTCTGAAACAGCCAGAGCGCTCGACACTGATCCTTTGGAACTGGCCTCAGGACTTTGCCCTTCAGGGCGGGAGCGGGTTCGCCATTCTTTGTTTGCTGGCAGACGGGGATAACCCCATTTCCGCGTGCGCCAATACACGAAAGGCCGGGGCTTGTCATCCCTCGCACGACATTTTTGTGAAGGGGAGGGTGGAATCAGCCGTTTTTCTTAGGTTCAGCCTTTTCCAGGAGATCCGGCCGCCGCTCCCGCGTCAGCCGCACCGCCTCCTGGTGCCGCCATTTCTCGATGGCGCCGTGATTGCCGGAGGTGAGGATAGCGGGAATTTCCCGGCCTTCCCAGGCCTGCGGCCTGGTATAATGAGGATGTTCCAGCAGCCCGCCTTCGAAGCTTTCGTGCAGGCCGGAAAGATCGTTGCCCATGACGCCGGGCAGGATGCGGATGATCGCGTCGAGCACGATCAGCGCCGCCGGCTCGCCGCCTGACAGAACGTAGTCGCCGATCGAAACCTCTTCCAGGCCGCGCGCCTCGATCACTCGCTGATCGACGCCCTCGAAGCGGCCGCAGACGATGATGACGCCGTCGCCTGAAGCAAGCGCGCGCACGCGCTCCTGCGTCAGCGGCCGGCCGCGCGGGCTCATCAGCAGGCGCGGGCGGGTATCGTTCTCAGCGGTGCTGTCGATCGCACGGGCGAGAACGTCGGGTTTCAGCACCATGCCGGCGCCGCCGCCGGCCGGAGTGTCATCGACCGTGCGGTGCTTGTCGGTGGCGAAATCGCGGATCTGCACCGCATCCAGCGACCATTGCCCACGCTCCATCGCCTTGCCGGCGAGCGAAAAGCCCAGATGTCCCGGAAACATTTCCGGATAGAGTGTCAGCACGCTCGCCCGGAAAGCCATCACTTCTTCTTTTTCGGCTTGTCCGCGGTGAATTTCGAAAGCTCTTCGGGATCGTCGACCAAGCCTGCCGCCAGCGGGTCGATCAGCAGCGTGCCGGCCTCGAGATCGATCTCCAGCACCGAGGCTTCGGAGAAGGGGATCAGCACCGGCCGTTTGCCCGGACCTTTGAGTTCCAGCAAATCGCCGGCGCCGAAATCGAAGACGCCGGTGACGGTGCCATAGCTGGCACCCTTGTCGTCGCGTGCTTCCAGGCCTTCGAGATCGGCATAGTAGAACTCGTCATCTTCAAGCTCCTCGTCCGGCAGGTTGTCGCGCTCGATATAGAGTTCGAGCCCGTTCAGCGCTTCGGCGGCATTGCGGTCGTTGACGCCGCGGAAACGGACGACGACGACATTCTTCGTCTCGCGGATTTCGAGGACTTCGAAGCTGCGGCCGTCCATGCTGTGCAGGTGGCCGTAGTCGCCAAGGGCGCTCGGATCGGCCGTGTAGGCCTTGGCACGCACCTCGCCCCGGAGGCCTTGCGCGCCGCCGATCGTCGCCATCAGAACGGGGTTTTCAAGCTTTGTCATGGGTTCCTTCATGTGAAGCCGAAAGACTGGTTTCTCATAAACGAAGTGCGGGTAATTGGAAACGAAAACGGGCGGCATGTCGCCATGCCGCCCGCTCAATTGGGGAAGGTCCCGATTATTCGGCGGCGTCGGCAGCAGCGGCGGCGGCGTCAGCGATCTTCTGAGCCTTTTCGGCGGCGCGTTCCTGAGCGCGCTTGCCCGGCTTTGCCTTGATCGGGTTGTTCTTGGCTTCGCGCTTGGCAACGCCGGCTTCATTGAGGAAGCGCAGAACGCGGTCGGTCGGCTGGGCGCCGTTTTCGATCCAGTGCTTGATGCGCTCGGCGTTCAGCTGAACGCGCTTCTCGTCGTCCTTGGCGAGCATCGGGTTCCAGGAACCGAGGTTTTCGAGGAAGCGGCCGTCACGCGGGCTGCGCGCATCGGCGAGAACGACGTGGTAATACGGGCGCTTCTTGGAGCCACCGCGGGCGAGACGAATTTTCAGTGCCATGTTCTTTACTCCTTAGGCTTTTCTTTGGTCGCCTGATCAGGCGGGTTATCGGGCTGCGGCGCTCTGTTCAGCGTGGTCCGCAGCGATCTGCTCATGATGCCGGATGACTTCCTTGATGACGAAGTTCAGGAACTTCTCGGCGAAATCCGGGTCCAGATTGGCGGCTTTCGCCAGCTGGCGAAGGCGTTCGATCTGGTATTCCTCGCGCGCCGGATCGGCCGGCGGCAGATTGTATTTGGCCTTCAGCACGCCGACCTCTTTGGTGCAGCGGAAGCGTTCGGCCAGCATGTGCACGAGCGCGGCGTCGATATTGTCGATCGACTGACGATAGCTCGCGAGCTGGGCTTTGACGTTTGGATCAATCATGGGGCAAGCGATCCTTTCACTTCTTCTTCGGCAAGCCGGGCAATCCCGGGAAACCACCGCCCAGGCCCGGCAGCTTGGCGCCGCCGAGGCCAGGCAAACCACCCGGCATACCACCGAGACCGGGCATACCCCCACCCGGCTTTCCAAGTCCCGCCGCTTCGGCCTGCTTCTGCAAGGCTTCGAGCTGCCGGGGATCGATATTCGAGAGATCGGGCATGCCGCCGCCCATACCGCCTAAGCCGCCAAGCCCCATCTTGCCGGCAAGGCCACCCATCATCTGCTTCATCATGCCGCCTTTGCCTTTGCCGCCCATCATCTTCATCATGTCGGCCATCTGGCGATGCATCTTCAGAAGCTTGTTGATGGCGGCGGCATCGGTGCCGGAGCCGGCGGCGATGCGCTTCTTGCGCGAATGCTTGAGCAGGTCGGGATTGGCGCGCTCGGCCTTGGTCATCGACTGGATGATGGCGATCTGGCGACCGAAAAGCCTGTCGTCGAGGCCGGCCGCGGCCATCTTGTCCTTCATGCCGGCCATGCCGGGCATCATCCCCATGATGCCGCCCATGCCGCCCATCTTCTGCATCTGGCGCAGCTGATCGGCGAGATCGTTGAGGTCGAACTTGCCCTTGGCCATCTTGGCGGCCATGGCGGCCGCCTTCTCGGCATCGATATTCTCGGCCGCGCGCTCGACGAGCGAGACGATGTCGCCCATGCCGAGGATGCGGTCGGCGATGCGGCGGGGATGGAACTCCTCGAGCTCGCTCATCTTCTCGCCGACGCCGATCAGCTTGATCGGCTTACCGGTGACGGCGCGCATCGAAAGGGCCGCACCGCCGCGGCCATCGCCGTCCATGCGGGTCAGCACCAGGCCGGTGATGCCGACACGGTCGTCGAAGTTGCGGGCGAGATTGACGGCGTCCTGACCGGTCAGCGAGTCGGCGACCAGCAGGATTTCATGTGGGTTCGAGCGCTTCTTGATGTCGGCCATCTCGACCATCAAGGGTTCGTCGATATGGGTGCGGCCGGCGGTGTCGAGGATGACGACGTCATGGCCGCCGAGCTTGGCCGCCTGCACGGCGCGGGCGGCGATATCGGTCGGCGACTGGCCTGAGATAATGGGCAGCGTGTCGATGCTGGCCTGGGCGCCGAGCTGGCGAAGCTGCTCCTGGGCTGCCGGGCGGCGCGTGTCGAGCGACGCCATCAGCACCTTCTTCTTGTCGCGCGTCGACAGGCGATGGGCGATCTTGGCTGACGTCGTCGTCTTGCCCGAGCCCTGCAGGCCGACCATCATGACGACGACGGGGGCGGCCGCATGCAGGTCGATGCCGACGCCTTCGCCGCCCAGCATTTCGATCAGTTCGTCATGGACGATCTTGACGACCATCTGACCGGGTTTGATCGACTTCAGGATCTCGGCGCCGACGGCCTTTTCCCGCACGCGGTCGGTGAAGGAACGCACGACGTCGAGCGCGACGTCGGCCTCCAGCAGCGCACGGCGAACCTCGCGCAGCGCTGCGGAAACATCGGCTTCCGAAAGCGCGCCACGGCCTGTCAGTCCATTCAGAATGGATCCAAGACGGTCCTGGAGGTTTTCAAACATCGGCTCTTCCTTGATACGTTTCGGGCGGGTTCGATATGCCCGGAAACGTCGTGCTTTTCCTTGACGAAAACAAGACGCAAAGCCAAAAAGCACCCGAGGGCGCATCGCGCTGTCGGGTGTTGACCTCCGGGATCTCAGGTCCCGGTCGGCGGCTCGGAGTCATGCGGCTCGTCGCGGATTGGGCGCGATAAACAGGAAAGCGGCAGGAAAGTCAAGGCGAATGCGGACAAAAGACCGCAGAGCGGGCGTTTCGGGAGACTACACGGTCCTGATGCGACCGGTTAAATTTCCCGCGGACAGTTCAAACGCCATAGAGGCCAGTTGCAAAATATTCTGCTTATGATTCTACTTTCTACTTAAGTGCATCGTGTAAAATGATTCGTGAATATCCTTGATGCCGGATGATCCGGCGGAGATACGAATGATCAATCCTGATATTGAAAGCTGGGCACTGGCACGGGCCCATCATATTGTTCTGAACGAAGGCCTTAGTCTTGCCAAAGCGGCACAGGATCTGGATCGCAAGCGGTCCCGCTCGCTGGTCTACGAGCTGAGAAAGGTCATTACCGCCGCCATCGTCGAAGCGCATGCGGCGTCTTTTGCTTCCGATGGTGTTGAGCGGTAAAGCCGGACTGTCCCTAAAGGGCGGCCGGCAGCATAGGTGCGCGGCACTCACCCACTGGTAATTCCTTCGCATTTCCGCCATATACAGCGGAAACGTGGACGGAAGATATCATGAGCGCAACGGTCGAATTCGCAAGGATGAACGGGCTTGGCAACAAGATCCTGGTCGTCGATATGCGCGGCCGGCCCGACAAGGTGACGTCCGCGGCGGCGGTGGCGCTCAATGCCGACCCGCAGACCGAGTTCGACCAGATCATGGCGATCCATGATCCGAAGGCCGACGGCACCGATGCCTTCATCGATATCCTGAATTCCGATGGTTCGAAGGCGCAGGCCTGCGGCAACGGCACGCGTTGCGTCGTGCAGGCGCTGGCCGCCGAGACCGGCCGCAAGGCCTTCACCTTCCAGACGGTCGCCGGCATCCTCAATGCCGTCGAGCACGAGGACGGGACGATCTCCGTCGATATGGGCCGGCCGGTCTTCGGTTGGCAGAAGATCCCGCTGGCGGAAGAATTTCACGATACCAGCCGCATCGAATTGCAGATCGGCCCGATCGACAATCCGGTGCTGCATTCGCCGTCAGTCATGTCGATGGGCAATCCGCATGCGATCTTCTGGGTGGACCGGGACGTGATGTCCTACGATCTCGCCCGCTTCGGGCCGCTGCTCGAAAACCATCCGATGTTTCCCGAGCGCGCCAATATCACGCTGGCGCAGGTGACCTCGCCGACATCGATGACGACGCGCACCTGGGAGCGCGGCGCGGGACTGACGCTCGCCTGCGGCTCGGCCGCCTGTTCGGCCGCCGTCAGCGCCGCGCGCACCGGCCGCACCGGCCGCAAGGTGACGATCAATGTGGCGAGCGCCAAGCCGCCGGCTGTGCTTTCGATCGAATGGCGCGAGCGCGACGATCACGTCATCATGACCGGCCCGGCCGAATGGGAATGGTCGGGCAGGCTCGATCCTTCGACCGGCCTGTGGTCACGCGACGCGGACCGGGGAGCCGAGGCGCAGTGAGCGGCATCGAGGTCATTACCTTCGGCTGCCGCCTCAACACATATGAATCCGAAGTGATGAAGGCGCAGGCTGAGAAGGCCGGGCTCAACAACGCCATCCTGGTCAACACCTGTGCCGTGACCGGCGAGGCCGTGCGCCAGGCCCGCCAGGCGATCCGCCGGGCACGGCGCGACAATCCGCATGCCCGGATCATCGTCACCGGCTGCGCGGCGCAGACTGAGAAACAGACCTTCGCTGAAATGGCGGAAGTCGATGCCGTGCTCGGCAACGAGGAGAAGCTTTCAAGCGCTTCCTATCGCAGCCTGCCGGATTTCGGCGTTTCGGCCGAGGAGAAGCTGCGCGTCAACGACATCATGAGCGTCAAGGCGACGGCGCCGCAGATGGTCAGGCATATCGACGGCCATGTGCGCGCCTTCATCCAGGTGCAGAACGGCTGCGACCACCGCTGCACCTTCTGCATCATCCCCTATGGCCGCGGCAATTCCCGCTCCGTGCCGATGGGCGCGGTCGTCGACCAGGCCCGCAAACTCGCCGACAGCGGTTATCGCGAGATCGTGCTGACCGGCGTCGACGCCACCAGCTATGGCGGTGACCTGCCGGGTACCCCGACCCTCGGGCTTCTGGCGAAGACGCTCCTGAAGCAGCTTCCCGATATCCGCCGCCTCAGGCTTTCCTCGATCGACAGCATTGAGGTCGACGCCCATCTGATGGATCTCATCGCCGACGAGCCGCGCTTCATGCCGCATCTGCATCTGTCGCTGCAGCATGGCGACGACCTGATCCTGAAGCGCATGAAGCGCCGGCATTTGCGCGCCGATGCGCTGCGTTTCATCGAGGAGGCGCGCCGCCTTCGCCCCGAAATGAGCTTCGGCGCCGATATGATCGCCGGCTTCCCGACGGAGACGGAAGAGATGTTCGGCAATGCCGTGCGGCTGGCCGAAGAGGCGGACATCGCGCATCTGCATGTCTTCCCCTACAGCCCGCGTCCCGGCACGCCCGCCGCCCGCATGCCGCAGCTCGACCGGTCGCTGGTCAAGGAGCGCGCCGCCAGGCTGCGCGCCGCTGGACATAGGCTGCATCTATCCCATCTCGACGGCATGGTCGGAACCCGGCAATGGCTGCTTGTCGAAAACAACGGCCTGGCGCATACGGAAAACTTCACGCTGGTCGCAGCACCCGGCCTTCGCCCCGGCGAACTTGTGCCGGCCACGATCACCGGCCACAATGGCAAGCACCTCGACATGCAATTGACGGCCGCCGCCGCGGCCTGACTTTTCACGGAATCCCCATGGCGCTCAGTTTCATCAAAAAGGTCTTCACCTTCGGCAAGCCGGCGGAAGAGTCTGTGCCCGATGCCGTGGTAAGGGAGCTCGAGCCGCGCTCGCGCGACGAGGATCTGCCGGTCGCGGATGATCCGGTTCTGCCCGAGGAGATGGATACGGCCGGCGGGCCGGCGGCGGATATCGACGAGGGCGTGACGGAAGTGCATGTCGCGGCAGAGGATGCGGAACCACAGATTCTGCCGGCCCCGGACCAGTTGAGCGAAATGGGCGTCGTGCCACTTTCATTGCTGGAGGCAGAGGCTGCCGCGGAGGCGGAAGCCCAGCTGATTGCGGACAGCGCTACGGAAACACCCCCCTCTGTCCCTTCGGGACATCTCCCCCACAAGGGCGGAGATCATTTGGAGCCTGATGCACCGGCTTTGATCGAAAGGACCGGGGAAGTCGCAGAAGCGCCTGTAGAGGAAATTCCACCTGAGATCGATGAGGTACCGGACACCTCTATTCAGCCGATCTCCCCCCTTGTGGGGGAGATGCCCGGCAGGGCAGAGGGGGGTATCACGCCCGCCGAGCCTTCCGAAACGGCCGTGGAGCAGCCGAAACCTGAATCGCCCATCCTCCCCAAAGGCTTCGCCACCGGCCCGGCAATCGCCGAACCGCAGCCCCTCGTCCCGCAGCCGAAACTCAGCTGGTTCCAGCGCCTGCGCAACGGTCTCGCGCGCACCTCCTCGCAGCTGACCGGCCAGATCACCGCGCTCTTTACCAAGCGCAAACTCGACGACGAGACGCTGCAGGATCTCGAAGACCTGCTGATCCAGGCCGATCTCGGCGTCGAGACCGCGTTGCGGGTCACCGATACGCTGGCGTCTGAGCGATACGGCAAGGACGTCACCGGCGAGGATGTCAGCCGGATCATGGCGTCCGAAATCGCCAAGGTTCTGAAGCCGGTCGCCAAACCGCTGCAGCTCGATCTCTCGCACAAGCCGCATGTCATCCTGGTCGTCGGCGTCAACGGCACCGGCAAGACGACGACGATCGGCAAGCTGGCGGCGAAGCTTTCCGGTGCCGGGCTGAAGGTGATGCTGGCGGCCGGCGATACATTCCGCGCGGCGGCGATCGAGCAGCTGAAGATCTGGGCTGAGCGGACGAACTCGGAATTCGTCGGCACCAAGCTTGGCGCCGATGCTGCCGGCCTTGCCTATGACGCTTTCGAACAGGCGAAAGCGAAAAAATGCGATGTGCTGATTGTCGATACCGCCGGCCGCCTGCAGAACAAGGCCGAGCTGATGGCCGAGCTCGAGAAGATCGTCCGCGTGCTCGGCAAGCTCGATCCCGATGCGCCGCACACCGTGCTGCAGACGCTCGATGCGACGACGGGGCAGAATGCGCTCAGCCAGGTCGAGATCTTCCGCAACGTTGCCGGCGTCAATGGGCTGATCATGACCAAGCTCGACGGCACGGCGCGCGGCGGCATCCTCGTCGCCATTTCCGCCAAGCATAAGCTGCCGGTCTATTTCATCGGCGTCGGTGAAGGTGTCGACGATCTGGAGCCGTTCGAGGCCGAGGATTTCGCGCATGCCATTGCCGGACTTCCCCAATGATGCCACAGATATGCCGCCGAAAGCCTGCAAGGCACGGGCGGCAACCAGAGTTTCAGGAATAGCAGGTTTGACGAACGTATGACCACCGAAAGCGATATCACCCCGACCCCGGCCGACCGGCATCATCCGTTGCTGAAGCTGGCGCTGGAACTCGGGCCGCTGATGATCTTCTTCTTCGCCAATCTGCGCGGCCAGTGGCTGGTGGAGAAATTTCCTGCGCTTTCGGAGCTCGGTGGGCCGCTGTTTGTCGCAACCGGCCTCTTCATGGCGGCGACGATCCTTTCGCTTGTGGTTTCGAAGATCGTGCTCGGCCATCTGCCGATCATGCCCTTTGTCTCCGGCATCGTCGTCGTCATCTTCGGCTCGCTGTCGATCTGGCTGCAGAACGAGACTTTCATCAAGATGAAGCCGACCATCGTCAACGCGCTCTTCGGGGTGGCGCTGCTCGGCGGGCTTGCCTTCGGCCGATCGCTGCTCGGCTACGTCTTCAACGCCGCCTTCCAGCTCGATGCCGAAGGCTGGCGCAAGCTCACCATCCGCTGGGGCATCTTCTTTCTGTTCCTCGCCGTGCTGAACGAAGTCGTCTGGCGCAATTTTTCGGACGATGCCTGGGTGGCCTTCAAGGTCTGGGGCACCATGCCGATCACCATCATCTTCACGCTGGCGCAGATGCCGCTGGTGCTCAAGCATAGCATCAACCTGGAAACGGACGGCGAAACGTGAGCGCTGCAGAGGCGGAAGATCGTGTGAGACACCAGAGCTTCTGGTTCGTCGCCTGCCTTGCGGTGCTGGTCGCCCAGATCGTCGCCGAATATCTGATGGGCCGCGTGCCGATCTGCGCCTGCGGTTATGTCAAGCTGTGGGAGGGCGGGGTCAATACCAGCGGCAATTCGCAGCATCTGTCGGACTGGTACACGCCGTCGCATATCATCCACGGCTTCCTGTTCTACGGGCTCGGCCATCTCGTCCTGCGCCGCAAACCGCTGGCGGCAAAGCTGCTGCTGGCGCTCGTCATCGAATCCGGCTGGGAACTGCTGGAAAATTCGCCGCTGATCATCGACCGTTACCGCACGGCGACGATCGCACTCGACTATTACGGCGACAGCATCCTGAATTCGGCGATGGACACCGTCTTCATGTGCCTCGGCTTCTTCTTCGCATCGCGCGCGCCGGTGGCTCTGACGGTGGCAATCGCCCTCTTCTTCGAAATTTTCACCGGCTATGTGATCCGCGATAATCTGACGCTTAATGTGGTGATGCTGATCTGGCCGGTGGAGGCGATCAAGGTCTGGCAGGGCGGGCTTTAGGGTCAAAAAAGTCCCCTCCCCAACCCCTGCCCACAAGGGGGAGGGGCTTATATGCCGCTCCCGCCGCGCTCCACTTCACCGTTTCATCCGCAGAAAGGTTGCTGCTTGGCGCAATACAGTGCGCCAAGTTAGTCCCTCCCCCTTGTGGGGAGGGGTCTTTCCCGGTTTACGAAACCGGCTTCCCGAGCGCCTTTTCCATTGCCGGAAACAGCCCTTCCTTCAGGCTGATATCGTCGAAGGGGCCGACGCGTTTGTAGAGGATCGTGCCGTCGGGGCCGACGAGGTAGCTTTCCGGGATGCCGTAGACACCCCAGTCGATCGCGGCCTTGCCGTTCGGGTCGATGCCGATCGCCTGATAGGGATTGCCGAGTTCGCCGAGGAAACGCAGGGCGTTGTCGCTCTGGTCCTTGTAGTTGATGGCGACGATGTTCAGCCGTCCGTCCTTCGCCAGTTCCTTCAACACGGGATGTTCGTCGCGGCAGGGGACGCACCAGGAGGCGAAGACGTTGACGAGGGTCAGCTTGCCCTTGATTGCCGTATCTGTCAGCGCCGGCAGATTGGCGCCCTCGAGCGGCGGCAGGTTCAGTGCCGGTGCCTTGGTGCCGATCAGGGCGGAGGGGATTTCGGTGATGTTCTTGCCGTGGAAATCCTGATCGTAGAGCATCTTTGCCGCCGTCGCCGCGATGCCGCCAAAGACGATCAGCGGCAGAAGCGCCAGCGCATAGCGGCCAAGTCCGCGCGGTTTGGCGGTCGTGGTTTCAGGCGCTTCGCTCATTCGCCGTCCTTTGCGCGCGCCGAGCGGCGGCGGATGCCGGCGGCCTCAAGGGCTGCGAGCTCCCGGCGGCGCGCCTGGCCGTCGGCCCAGGTCCACAGGGTGACGGCGACCGTTATGAGGGCTGCGAAGCCGTAGGATGCGTAGACATAGAGGGCGTGCGTCAAATCTGTTCCTCCCGGCTGGCCATGCGGGCGGCAAGACGGCGCTGGGCGGCGATGCGGCGGCGCCAGATCTCGTTCCTCATCGCCGTGATATGCAGGGTGAAGAAGAGCAGGGTGAAGGCAATCGCCATGACGAAGAGCGGCCGCAGGAATTCCGGATCGATCGCCGGGCCGTCAAGCCGCATCACGCTTGCCGACTGATGCAGCGTGTTCCACCATTCGACCGAGAACTTGATGATCGGGATGTTGACGAAACCGACGAGGATGAGCACGGCGGAAACGCGCGCAGCCTTCGACGGATCGTCGATGGCGCGGCTAAGCGCGATCAGGCCGAGATACATCAGGAAAAGCACGAAAACCGAGGTCAGCCGCGCATCCCATACCCACCAGGTGCCCCACATCGGCTTGCCCCAGAGCGAGCCGGTGACGAGGGCAAGCAGGGTGAAGGCGGCGCCAAGCGGGGCGGCGGCCTTGGCGGAGACGTCGGCCAGCGGATGCCGCCAGACCAGCGTGCCGATCGCAGAGACGCTCATGATCGTATAGCACATCATCGACAGCCAGGCCGAGGGCACGTGGACATACATGATGCGCACGGTCTCGCCCTGCTGGTAATCGCCTTCCGTGGAAAAGCTGAGATAGAGGCCGACCGCAAAACAGAGGGTGGTAATGCCGGCCAGCCACGGAATGACGCGCGCCGCCAGCGCCAGAAACCGCGTCGGGTTGGCGAGGTCGCTGAATTTGCTGATGGCAAGGCTCGTTTGGCTCATGTCCGCTTCCTTACCTTGATCCGGCTTTTCCCGCAATCGAATGGCTGGTCAATCCGCCGTGTTTCGCAGCGCCAGCGCGGCGGCGGCCGGGCCGATGACGGCGAAGAACAGCGTCAGGGCGATGAGGATGAGGAAAGGCGGCAGGAACGGGGCGGGATCCTCGACCGCGGCATAGGCGGCGCTAACGCCGAAGATCAGCACCGGGATGGTCAGCGGCAGCACCAGGATCGAGACCAGCAGGCCGCCGCGGGGCAGGGCAACGGCGACGGCGGCGCCGACGGCGCCGATGAAGGTGATCGCCGGCGATCCGACAAGAAGTGTCAGCGCGGTCGCGCCGATCGCCGTCTCGTCCATGTTCATGAAGAGGCCGAGCAGCGGTGAGGCGATGACCAAAGGCAGGCTGGTCGCCGTCCAGTGGGCGAAGCATTTGACCAGTACGGTAAGCACGAGCGGCGTGTCCTGCATCAGCATCAGGTCGAGCGATCCGTCGTCGCGCTCGGCCTGGAACAGGCGGTCGAGACCGAGAAGTGCGGCCAGCAGCGCGCCGATCCAGACGATGGCGGGGCCGATGCGGGAGAGAAGCTTGAGATCGGGACCGACGCCGAAGGGGATGACGGCGACGACCGTCAGGAAGAACAGCACCCCGATCAGCGCACCGCCGCCGGCGCGGATCGAGAGTTTGAGATCGCGGAGGAAGAGGGCGGTCATGCGGGGCGGCTCTTTGCGGTTGATGGGGCGGCACCCCCC from Rhizobium sp. BT03 harbors:
- the mtaB gene encoding tRNA (N(6)-L-threonylcarbamoyladenosine(37)-C(2))-methylthiotransferase MtaB, with translation MSGIEVITFGCRLNTYESEVMKAQAEKAGLNNAILVNTCAVTGEAVRQARQAIRRARRDNPHARIIVTGCAAQTEKQTFAEMAEVDAVLGNEEKLSSASYRSLPDFGVSAEEKLRVNDIMSVKATAPQMVRHIDGHVRAFIQVQNGCDHRCTFCIIPYGRGNSRSVPMGAVVDQARKLADSGYREIVLTGVDATSYGGDLPGTPTLGLLAKTLLKQLPDIRRLRLSSIDSIEVDAHLMDLIADEPRFMPHLHLSLQHGDDLILKRMKRRHLRADALRFIEEARRLRPEMSFGADMIAGFPTETEEMFGNAVRLAEEADIAHLHVFPYSPRPGTPAARMPQLDRSLVKERAARLRAAGHRLHLSHLDGMVGTRQWLLVENNGLAHTENFTLVAAPGLRPGELVPATITGHNGKHLDMQLTAAAAA
- a CDS encoding septation protein A; the protein is MTTESDITPTPADRHHPLLKLALELGPLMIFFFANLRGQWLVEKFPALSELGGPLFVATGLFMAATILSLVVSKIVLGHLPIMPFVSGIVVVIFGSLSIWLQNETFIKMKPTIVNALFGVALLGGLAFGRSLLGYVFNAAFQLDAEGWRKLTIRWGIFFLFLAVLNEVVWRNFSDDAWVAFKVWGTMPITIIFTLAQMPLVLKHSINLETDGET
- the dapF gene encoding diaminopimelate epimerase, which translates into the protein MSATVEFARMNGLGNKILVVDMRGRPDKVTSAAAVALNADPQTEFDQIMAIHDPKADGTDAFIDILNSDGSKAQACGNGTRCVVQALAAETGRKAFTFQTVAGILNAVEHEDGTISVDMGRPVFGWQKIPLAEEFHDTSRIELQIGPIDNPVLHSPSVMSMGNPHAIFWVDRDVMSYDLARFGPLLENHPMFPERANITLAQVTSPTSMTTRTWERGAGLTLACGSAACSAAVSAARTGRTGRKVTINVASAKPPAVLSIEWRERDDHVIMTGPAEWEWSGRLDPSTGLWSRDADRGAEAQ
- a CDS encoding DsbE family thiol:disulfide interchange protein — translated: MSEAPETTTAKPRGLGRYALALLPLIVFGGIAATAAKMLYDQDFHGKNITEIPSALIGTKAPALNLPPLEGANLPALTDTAIKGKLTLVNVFASWCVPCRDEHPVLKELAKDGRLNIVAINYKDQSDNALRFLGELGNPYQAIGIDPNGKAAIDWGVYGIPESYLVGPDGTILYKRVGPFDDISLKEGLFPAMEKALGKPVS
- the ccmD gene encoding heme exporter protein CcmD — translated: MTHALYVYASYGFAALITVAVTLWTWADGQARRRELAALEAAGIRRRSARAKDGE
- a CDS encoding DUF2585 domain-containing protein translates to MSAAEAEDRVRHQSFWFVACLAVLVAQIVAEYLMGRVPICACGYVKLWEGGVNTSGNSQHLSDWYTPSHIIHGFLFYGLGHLVLRRKPLAAKLLLALVIESGWELLENSPLIIDRYRTATIALDYYGDSILNSAMDTVFMCLGFFFASRAPVALTVAIALFFEIFTGYVIRDNLTLNVVMLIWPVEAIKVWQGGL
- the ftsY gene encoding signal recognition particle-docking protein FtsY: MALSFIKKVFTFGKPAEESVPDAVVRELEPRSRDEDLPVADDPVLPEEMDTAGGPAADIDEGVTEVHVAAEDAEPQILPAPDQLSEMGVVPLSLLEAEAAAEAEAQLIADSATETPPSVPSGHLPHKGGDHLEPDAPALIERTGEVAEAPVEEIPPEIDEVPDTSIQPISPLVGEMPGRAEGGITPAEPSETAVEQPKPESPILPKGFATGPAIAEPQPLVPQPKLSWFQRLRNGLARTSSQLTGQITALFTKRKLDDETLQDLEDLLIQADLGVETALRVTDTLASERYGKDVTGEDVSRIMASEIAKVLKPVAKPLQLDLSHKPHVILVVGVNGTGKTTTIGKLAAKLSGAGLKVMLAAGDTFRAAAIEQLKIWAERTNSEFVGTKLGADAAGLAYDAFEQAKAKKCDVLIVDTAGRLQNKAELMAELEKIVRVLGKLDPDAPHTVLQTLDATTGQNALSQVEIFRNVAGVNGLIMTKLDGTARGGILVAISAKHKLPVYFIGVGEGVDDLEPFEAEDFAHAIAGLPQ